A single genomic interval of Prunus dulcis chromosome 5, ALMONDv2, whole genome shotgun sequence harbors:
- the LOC117627315 gene encoding bZIP transcription factor 16 isoform X1, which produces MGSSEMDKPAKEKEKESKTTPASTQEQSATTSAGTVNPDWSGFQAYSPIPPHGFLASSPQAHPYMWGVQHIMPPYGTPPHPYVAMYPHSGLYAHPSMPPGSYPFSPFAMPSPNGIVEASGNTPGSMEADGKPSEVKEKLPIKRSKGSLGSLNMITGKNNEPGKTSGASANGVHSKSAESASEGTSEGSDANSQSDSQLKSGGRQDSLEGDASQNGSSAHGSQNGAPNTHSMLNQTMAIMPITAAGAPGAVPGPATNLNIGMDYWGAPPSSGVPAMRGKVPTTPVTGGLVTAGSRDSVQSQLWLQDERELKRQRRKQSNRESARRSRLRKQAECDELAQRAELLKEENATLRSEVSRIRSEYEQLLSENASLKEKLGEIPGHEDPRSARSEQKLSNDTKQIAQTEVHGGQ; this is translated from the exons ATGGGTAGCAGCGAGATGGATAAACCTgctaaagagaaagagaaggagtCGAAGACAACACCTGCTAGTACGCAG GAGCAGTCTGCGACCACTAGTGCTGGCACTGTTAATCCTGACTGGTCGGGATTTCAG GCGTATTCTCCTATACCTCCACATGGTTTTTTGGCATCAAGTCCTCAAGCTCACCCATATATGTGGGGTGTTCAG CATATTATGCCTCCATATGGTACCCCTCCACATCCGTATGTTGCCATGTATCCCCATAGTGGCTTATATGCTCATCCATCCATGCCTCCG GGATCTTATCCTTTTAGCCCATTTGCTATGCCTTCTCCAAATGGTATTGTAGAAGCTTCT GGTAACACACCTGGAAGCATGGAAGCAGATGGTAAGCCCTCTGAGGTGAAGGAAAAATTACCCATAAAAAGATCAAAAGGAAGCTTGGGCAGTTTAAATATGATTACAGGGAAGAATAATGAGCCTGGGAAGACATCAGGAGCCTCTGCTAATGGAGTTCACTCTAAAAG TGCTGAGAGTGCCAGTGAAGGTACAAGTGAAGGAAGTGATGCAAATTCTCAGAGT GACTCACAACTCAAGTCAGGGGGCAGGCAAGATTCTTTGGAAG GTGATGCATCTCAGAATGGCAGCTCTGCACATGGTTCACAGAACGGAGCACCAAATACTCATAGTATGTTGAATCAAACAATGGCCATCATGCCAATAACGGCTGCTGGTGCTCCTGGTGCTGTTCCTGGTCCTGCAACCAACTTAAATATTGGGATGGACTATTGGGGTGCTCCACCTTCTTCTGGTGTGCCTGCAATGCGTGGGAAGGTTCCCACTACTCCAGTAACAGGAGGATTAGTTACTGCTGGGTCTCGGGATAGTGTTCAGTCACAGCTTTGGTTACAA GATGAGAGAGAGCTTAAAAGACAGCGAAGAAAGCAGTCAAATAGGGAATCGGCTCGTCGATCTAGGTTGCGCAAGCAG GCGGAATGTGATGAGCTGGCCCAGCGTGCTGAATTATTGAAAGAAGAGAATGCCACTCTTAGATCAGAAGTTAGCCGGATCAGGAGCGAGTATGAGCAGCTGCTCTCAGAGAATGCATCTCTGAAG GAGAAGCTTGGAGAAATTCCTGGGCACGAAGATCCAAGGTCTGCCAGAAGTGAGCAAAAATTGAGCAATGACACTAAACAGATTGCACAAACAGAAGTGCATGGAGGCCAGTAG
- the LOC117627315 gene encoding bZIP transcription factor 16 isoform X2: MWGVQHIMPPYGTPPHPYVAMYPHSGLYAHPSMPPGSYPFSPFAMPSPNGIVEASGNTPGSMEADGKPSEVKEKLPIKRSKGSLGSLNMITGKNNEPGKTSGASANGVHSKSAESASEGTSEGSDANSQSDSQLKSGGRQDSLEGDASQNGSSAHGSQNGAPNTHSMLNQTMAIMPITAAGAPGAVPGPATNLNIGMDYWGAPPSSGVPAMRGKVPTTPVTGGLVTAGSRDSVQSQLWLQDERELKRQRRKQSNRESARRSRLRKQAECDELAQRAELLKEENATLRSEVSRIRSEYEQLLSENASLKEKLGEIPGHEDPRSARSEQKLSNDTKQIAQTEVHGGQ, encoded by the exons ATGTGGGGTGTTCAG CATATTATGCCTCCATATGGTACCCCTCCACATCCGTATGTTGCCATGTATCCCCATAGTGGCTTATATGCTCATCCATCCATGCCTCCG GGATCTTATCCTTTTAGCCCATTTGCTATGCCTTCTCCAAATGGTATTGTAGAAGCTTCT GGTAACACACCTGGAAGCATGGAAGCAGATGGTAAGCCCTCTGAGGTGAAGGAAAAATTACCCATAAAAAGATCAAAAGGAAGCTTGGGCAGTTTAAATATGATTACAGGGAAGAATAATGAGCCTGGGAAGACATCAGGAGCCTCTGCTAATGGAGTTCACTCTAAAAG TGCTGAGAGTGCCAGTGAAGGTACAAGTGAAGGAAGTGATGCAAATTCTCAGAGT GACTCACAACTCAAGTCAGGGGGCAGGCAAGATTCTTTGGAAG GTGATGCATCTCAGAATGGCAGCTCTGCACATGGTTCACAGAACGGAGCACCAAATACTCATAGTATGTTGAATCAAACAATGGCCATCATGCCAATAACGGCTGCTGGTGCTCCTGGTGCTGTTCCTGGTCCTGCAACCAACTTAAATATTGGGATGGACTATTGGGGTGCTCCACCTTCTTCTGGTGTGCCTGCAATGCGTGGGAAGGTTCCCACTACTCCAGTAACAGGAGGATTAGTTACTGCTGGGTCTCGGGATAGTGTTCAGTCACAGCTTTGGTTACAA GATGAGAGAGAGCTTAAAAGACAGCGAAGAAAGCAGTCAAATAGGGAATCGGCTCGTCGATCTAGGTTGCGCAAGCAG GCGGAATGTGATGAGCTGGCCCAGCGTGCTGAATTATTGAAAGAAGAGAATGCCACTCTTAGATCAGAAGTTAGCCGGATCAGGAGCGAGTATGAGCAGCTGCTCTCAGAGAATGCATCTCTGAAG GAGAAGCTTGGAGAAATTCCTGGGCACGAAGATCCAAGGTCTGCCAGAAGTGAGCAAAAATTGAGCAATGACACTAAACAGATTGCACAAACAGAAGTGCATGGAGGCCAGTAG
- the LOC117627982 gene encoding uncharacterized protein At1g32220, chloroplastic, whose product MASFLHLPAIFTLPSPLRGASFPAGSRPNSLFQTRFNIKCRYAEANVNKDAFNSVSATIDVVADVKPERVVVLGGSGFVGSAICKAAVSKGIEVIGVSRSGRPTYSGSWIDQVNWVPGDVFYVNWDDVLVGATAVVSTIGGFGSEEQMQRINGDANVVAVNAAKDYGVPKFILISVHNYNLPPFLLSSGYFTGKRKAESEVLSKYPNSGIVLRPGFIYGKRRVDGFELPLDLIGEPVERIMSATENFTKPLSSLPASDLLLAPPVSVDDVALAVINGIRDDDFFGIFTIAQIKEAADKVRV is encoded by the exons ATGGCGTCGTTTTTGCACCTCCCTGCCATTTTCACACTTCCCTCTCCTCTGCGCGGAGCTTCCTTCCCAGCGGGCTCCAGGCCCAACTCGCTTTTCCAGACCCG GTTCAACATAAAATGCAGATATGCAGAGGCAAATGTGAACAAGGACGCCTTCAATTCCGTTTCCGCCACCATAGATGTTGTGGCTGATGTTAAGCCTGAACGG GTTGTCGTATTAGGAGGCAGCGGTTTTGTTGGTTCTGCTATATGCAAAGCTGCGGTGTCCAAAGGCATAGAGGTCATTGGTGTAAGCAG GTCAGGGCGTCCTACTTACTCCGGTTCATGGATAGATCAGGTTAACTGGGTGCCAG GAGATGTTTTCTACGTAAACTGGGATGATGTACTTGTTGGGGCCACTGCTGTGGTTTCAACCATCGGTGGTTTTGGCAGTGAGGAACAGATGCAAAGGATCAATGGGGATGCAAATGTTGTTGCTGTAAATGCTGCAAAGGATTATG GAGTTCCCAAGTTTATCTTGATCTCAGTGCATAATTACAATCTGCCTCCATTTTTACTTTCATCTGGATACTTCACGGGAAAGAGAAAAGCTGAATCCGAGGTTCTCTCCAAATATCCCAACTCTG GTATTGTGCTAAGACCTGGTTTCATATATGGGAAAAGGAGGGTGGATGGATTTGAGCTTCCGTTGGATCTGATAGGAGAACCAGTGGAAAGAATTATGAGTGCTACAGAGAACTTTACCAAACCATTGAGTTCTCTTCCGGCATCCGATCTGCTCTTGGCTCCACCTGTAAGTGTTGATGATGTTGCACTTGCTGTAATCAATGGAATCAGAGATGATGACTTCTTCGGCATTTTTACAATTGCTCAAATTAAGGAGGCCGCAGATAAGGTGAGGGTGTGA